A single window of Watersipora subatra chromosome 9, tzWatSuba1.1, whole genome shotgun sequence DNA harbors:
- the LOC137404257 gene encoding protein SCO1 homolog, mitochondrial-like has protein sequence MSYKLIRTLSHMRLIKTKPSLPFISFCNECFSNGHKMASSKRVSNYSTDRSSDLPPEDRDKTFKGSVISWKSVTAAAVFGIVGVLSLRELRKLKDAKLAESRGVVIGKADLGGDWTLMDHTGTKRKNTDFLGQWLILYFGFTFCPDVCPEQMEKLVEAVDRIDDDKTLPNVVPIFITLDPERDSPLLLAQYLSEFSEKVIGMTGTKEQIAQAAKAYRIYYSAGPKDEDNDYIVDHSIIMYLINPDGEFCEYFGQDKKASEIYQGSRKHMLAWKK, from the exons ATGAGCTACAAACTTATCAGGACACTTTCTCATATGAGGCTGATAAAAACCAAACCATCATTACCTTTCATCTCATTTTGTAATGAGTGTTTTTCCAATGGACACAAGATGGCCTCCAGCAAGAGGGTTTCCAATTACAGCACAGACAGGTCTTCTGATCTACCACCAGAGGACAGAGATAAAACTTTTAAAGGCAGT GTCATTTCTTGGAAATCTGTAACTGCTGCAGCTGTGTTTGGCATTGTGGGTGTTCTTTCCTTGAGAGAGCTACGGAAACTTAAAGATGCTa AATTAGCTGAGAGCAGAGGGGTTGTCATAGGGAAAGCTGATCTCGGAGGAGACTGGACGTTAATGGACCACACTGGAACCAAGAGAAAAAACACAGACTTCCTAGGCCAGTGGCTGATTCTCTACTTTGGCTTCACCTTTTGTCCTGATGTTTGTCCAGAGCAGATGGAAAAGCTGGTTGAAGCTGTTGATAGGATCG ATGATGATAAAACCTTACCAAATGTTGTGCCCATATTTATAACCCTCGACCCCGAGCGGGACAGTCCTCTCCTACTCGCCCAGTACCTCTCAG AATTCTCAGAGAAGGTAATAGGTATGACCGGTACCAAGGAACAGATTGCACAGGCTGCCAAGGCCTATAGGATATACTATTCAGCTGGTCCCAAGGATGAGGACAACGACTACATA GTGGACCACTCTATAATCATGTACCTGATAAATCCAGATGGGGAGTTCTGTGAATACTTTGGTCAAGATAAAAAAGCATCTGAGATTTACCAAGGGAGCAGAAAGCACATGCTTGCATGGAAGAAATGA